One stretch of Paraburkholderia fungorum DNA includes these proteins:
- a CDS encoding phenylacetate--CoA ligase family protein produces the protein MRANHPFLRYSESVLVRQPFRTLKGFAGGYIAYPIAESREKRIVRPKIRELREHYTLPVPHRKRIARERLAGMLEFAGANVPYYRDLFQARQFDPSKVRQDPRYLEELPYLTKDIIREQGPRLLSVPLEAAPHHACKTGGSTGLSTTIYYDQEGADYSSAVTSYCRERIGKLRHRSELHFACRFPDQAIPQWPSREDFKCFAMNRSNIFFDRIDDQGLEEMWRTLKRRKPYLAHSHPSTMYALACYVQRKYGGGKAFQVFESSGELLEPHAREMIASALRCRVIDRYGLAELGVMAYELDGHEGGFQILESEGWPESRVSENHADGAHELVFTGFRNRLMPLIRYATGDLARVQETLKGFFLTDVVGRIHDVVPINGVAHPTHHIQDMLDHRVGGIQEFQIDLRTSPPTLRIVLEPAASAEETTAKLRHFWQDAFTIAYVGHDDFVRVGSRAKFRHVVTA, from the coding sequence ATGCGAGCAAATCACCCCTTTCTTCGATACTCCGAATCCGTGCTGGTGCGTCAGCCGTTTCGCACCTTAAAGGGATTCGCCGGCGGCTATATCGCCTATCCGATTGCGGAGAGCCGGGAAAAGCGCATTGTGCGTCCGAAGATTCGAGAGCTGCGCGAGCACTACACGCTGCCTGTGCCGCACCGCAAACGCATTGCGCGGGAGCGGCTCGCGGGCATGCTCGAGTTCGCCGGTGCAAACGTGCCTTATTACCGCGATCTTTTTCAGGCGCGGCAGTTCGATCCTTCAAAGGTCAGGCAGGACCCGCGTTACCTCGAAGAACTGCCGTATCTGACCAAGGACATCATCCGCGAACAGGGGCCGCGTCTGCTGTCGGTGCCGCTCGAGGCGGCCCCGCATCACGCGTGCAAGACCGGCGGCTCGACGGGTCTGTCCACCACGATTTACTACGACCAGGAAGGCGCGGATTACTCGTCGGCGGTGACCAGCTACTGTCGTGAGCGGATCGGCAAGCTGCGGCATCGTTCGGAGCTTCACTTTGCGTGCCGTTTCCCGGATCAGGCGATTCCGCAGTGGCCGTCGCGCGAAGACTTCAAATGCTTTGCGATGAACCGCAGCAACATTTTCTTCGACCGGATCGACGATCAGGGTCTCGAGGAAATGTGGCGCACGTTGAAGCGCCGCAAGCCGTATCTCGCGCACTCGCATCCGTCCACCATGTACGCGCTCGCGTGCTACGTGCAGCGCAAGTACGGCGGCGGCAAGGCGTTCCAGGTGTTCGAATCGAGCGGCGAACTGCTCGAGCCGCATGCACGCGAAATGATCGCGTCGGCACTGCGCTGCCGCGTGATCGACCGTTACGGCCTCGCCGAACTCGGCGTGATGGCCTATGAACTCGACGGTCACGAAGGCGGTTTCCAGATTCTCGAATCCGAGGGCTGGCCGGAAAGCCGCGTGTCGGAGAATCATGCCGACGGCGCGCACGAACTCGTCTTCACCGGTTTCCGCAACCGGCTGATGCCGCTGATCCGCTACGCAACGGGCGACCTCGCGCGCGTGCAGGAAACGCTGAAGGGCTTCTTCCTGACCGACGTGGTCGGGCGCATTCACGATGTCGTGCCGATCAACGGCGTCGCGCATCCTACGCACCATATCCAGGACATGCTGGATCATCGCGTCGGTGGCATTCAGGAATTCCAGATCGATTTGCGGACGTCGCCGCCTACCTTGCGGATCGTGCTGGAGCCTGCCGCCAGCGCTGAAGAGACAACCGCGAAGCTGCGCCATTTCTGGCAGGACGCGTTCACGATCGCGTATGTCGGACATGACGACTTCGTGCGGGTCGGCAGCCGGGCAAAATTTAGACATGTGGTGACGGCATGA
- a CDS encoding polysaccharide deacetylase has protein sequence MIGVLYPDTSAEAAQYVLAAVQRSVSATQAQPVSRSMLRSHAPDVIVAVNVPDGWSADLIAWLDGGPRKLVVFGPMPRALASHLGYQPEYAELPPALVAASRSAAAPSYESRGSAAVVHYGELARTLGGQPWQRPFERFDFTDEWNNLGYGAIRCDGSIWSIGQVAQVPAEAELASVVVNGERQFAYAALWDVDALSVLWFNRAVGPCDSFEWRLVEQFLSGYRADAMPCQPVLSELPWGYDAAITSRLDCDEDIESARPLWQTYQRLGVPFTLAVHTQNLNRADQHSILRELLADRQQGAVLSHTATHAPNWGGSYDNAFAEGRQSAELLEAVTGVPVRYAVSPFHQSPSYAMRGLADGGYLGCVGGIIRNDPEFLTARGGALAGLPAGFVGHSQQCMLHGECMLAEGDPLAVFKQAFDYAYATNTLFGYLDHPFSERYAYGWKDEASRIDAHEQFIAYIRSRAQKPLFMHEDAALDFIRFRSLTQIVEQDGAFRVLTPSGEAKPLTLGVEFRGAHMQVEAGKPLQ, from the coding sequence ATGATTGGTGTTCTGTATCCCGATACGTCGGCTGAGGCCGCACAATATGTGCTCGCGGCCGTTCAACGCTCGGTCAGCGCAACCCAGGCGCAGCCGGTTTCGCGCAGCATGCTGCGCTCGCATGCGCCTGACGTGATCGTCGCGGTCAACGTGCCCGACGGTTGGAGCGCGGACCTGATCGCATGGCTCGACGGCGGCCCGCGCAAGCTGGTGGTCTTCGGGCCCATGCCGCGCGCGCTTGCGAGCCATTTGGGTTATCAGCCGGAGTACGCCGAACTGCCGCCAGCGCTGGTCGCGGCGAGCCGAAGCGCGGCGGCGCCGTCGTACGAATCGCGCGGGAGCGCGGCGGTGGTTCATTACGGCGAACTGGCGCGCACGCTCGGCGGCCAGCCATGGCAACGTCCGTTCGAACGTTTCGATTTCACCGACGAATGGAACAACCTCGGCTACGGCGCGATTCGTTGCGACGGCTCGATCTGGTCGATCGGGCAAGTGGCGCAGGTGCCCGCCGAAGCGGAGCTAGCGTCGGTCGTCGTGAATGGCGAGCGGCAATTCGCCTACGCCGCGTTGTGGGACGTCGACGCGCTGAGCGTGCTGTGGTTCAACCGTGCAGTTGGACCCTGCGATTCGTTCGAATGGCGCCTTGTCGAGCAATTCCTGTCGGGATATCGCGCCGACGCGATGCCGTGCCAACCGGTGCTGAGCGAATTGCCCTGGGGTTACGACGCGGCGATCACGTCGCGGCTCGATTGCGACGAAGATATCGAATCGGCGCGGCCGTTGTGGCAAACGTATCAACGGCTGGGCGTGCCGTTCACGCTCGCGGTTCACACGCAGAACCTGAATCGCGCCGATCAGCACAGCATCTTGCGCGAACTGCTGGCTGACCGGCAACAGGGCGCGGTGCTGTCGCACACGGCCACGCATGCGCCGAACTGGGGTGGCAGCTACGACAACGCGTTCGCGGAAGGGCGCCAGTCGGCGGAACTGCTCGAGGCGGTGACGGGCGTGCCGGTGCGCTATGCGGTGTCGCCGTTTCACCAGTCGCCGTCGTACGCCATGCGCGGTCTCGCAGATGGTGGTTACCTCGGTTGCGTCGGCGGAATCATCCGTAACGATCCCGAGTTTCTGACCGCGCGTGGCGGCGCGCTGGCGGGCCTGCCCGCAGGCTTCGTCGGACATAGTCAGCAGTGCATGTTGCATGGCGAATGCATGCTTGCCGAAGGCGATCCGCTTGCCGTTTTCAAGCAGGCCTTCGACTACGCGTACGCGACCAACACGCTGTTCGGCTATCTCGATCATCCGTTCTCGGAGCGCTACGCGTACGGCTGGAAAGACGAAGCGTCGCGGATCGACGCGCACGAGCAGTTCATCGCGTATATCCGCAGCCGGGCGCAAAAGCCGCTCTTCATGCACGAAGACGCCGCGCTCGATTTCATCAGATTCAGATCGCTCACGCAGATCGTCGAACAGGACGGCGCGTTCCGCGTCCTGACGCCGTCTGGCGAAGCGAAGCCGCTCACGCTCGGCGTCGAATTCCGTGGCGCTCACATGCAGGTCGAAGCGGGGAAACCGTTGCAATGA
- the wecB gene encoding non-hydrolyzing UDP-N-acetylglucosamine 2-epimerase, translated as MKVMVVMGTRPEVIKLAPVVRALRAEFDTVVCASGQHKDMAAQALEFFGIEPDITLETMSAGQSLNALSSRLIAALDHAMDDVRPDWVIVQGDTTTAFCAGLAAFHRGIRVGHVEAGLRTGDLASPFPEEANRSLLSRITTLHFAPTELARCNLLSEGVAADKIVVTGNTVVDAIAAVRESWHANPPKSPLPEWHGAQKEHVLVTCHRRENFGDVLQDICRVLRDLCQRYSDYRWVFPVHLNPAVRAPVHRELDGIANLSLIEPVDYPTSLYLISGSAVVVSDSGGIQEEAPTFGVPVVVMRNHTERREGVDAGFATLAGQAAANIESAVSGWLDDPARRAALRNRANPYGDGLASQRIVESLAGRPVEVFIG; from the coding sequence ATGAAAGTCATGGTGGTGATGGGCACGCGGCCCGAGGTGATCAAGCTGGCGCCGGTGGTGCGGGCCTTGCGCGCCGAATTCGACACGGTCGTTTGCGCGAGCGGGCAGCACAAGGACATGGCTGCGCAGGCGCTCGAATTCTTCGGCATCGAACCGGATATCACGCTCGAAACGATGAGCGCGGGGCAATCGCTGAATGCGTTGTCGTCGCGCCTGATCGCCGCGCTCGATCACGCGATGGACGACGTGCGTCCCGACTGGGTGATCGTGCAGGGCGACACGACCACCGCGTTTTGCGCGGGTCTCGCGGCGTTTCATCGGGGTATTCGCGTAGGCCATGTTGAAGCGGGTCTGCGTACCGGCGACCTCGCCAGTCCGTTTCCTGAAGAGGCGAATCGCAGCCTGCTGAGCCGCATTACGACGCTGCATTTCGCGCCGACCGAACTGGCGCGCTGCAATCTGCTGAGCGAAGGCGTGGCAGCGGACAAGATCGTCGTGACCGGCAACACGGTGGTGGATGCCATTGCCGCAGTACGCGAAAGCTGGCACGCGAATCCGCCGAAAAGTCCGTTGCCCGAATGGCATGGCGCGCAGAAGGAGCATGTGCTCGTCACCTGCCATCGGCGTGAAAATTTCGGCGACGTCTTGCAGGACATTTGCCGCGTACTCCGCGATTTGTGTCAGCGTTACAGCGATTATCGCTGGGTGTTTCCGGTGCATCTGAATCCGGCCGTGCGCGCGCCGGTGCATCGTGAACTCGATGGCATCGCCAATCTTTCGCTGATCGAGCCGGTCGACTATCCGACCAGTCTCTATCTGATCAGCGGCAGCGCCGTGGTGGTCAGCGATTCGGGCGGCATTCAGGAAGAAGCGCCGACCTTCGGCGTGCCGGTCGTCGTGATGCGCAATCACACGGAACGCCGCGAAGGCGTCGACGCCGGTTTCGCGACACTCGCGGGCCAGGCGGCGGCGAATATCGAAAGCGCGGTCAGCGGCTGGCTCGACGATCCGGCGCGTCGCGCGGCATTGCGCAATCGCGCGAATCCGTACGGCGACGGCCTGGCTTCGCAACGTATCGTCGAGAGCCTCGCAGGCCGCCCGGTCGAGGTGTTCATTGGTTGA
- a CDS encoding glycosyltransferase yields the protein MVDAQVDAQAKSAVLAAQDCVLFSTADWDEPYWTNKQHTASILAARGWRVLYVESVGFRSPKVGSGRDWKRLWRRLWRGVQSLVLGPPRRADNIWVLSPLMVPAGHHLPFVSALNQALLRFSVTRFARSQRFNKPVVWTYHPYMLDSIATLPRGPLVYHCVDDIAEIPGVDVVAFRTAQQALVERCEAVFTTAMSLKDVCLPFNPNTHFFGNVVDDTHFGLAHTGDTAAALPAELAAIPEPRLVYHGVLSDFKVDFPLLLQTAKARPHWQWVIIGEEREGQRSELFAELSRLPNVHRLGYRPYEVLPQYLRGMQVGVLPTLLNDYTRSMFPMKFYEYLAAGLPVVATPLDFAKEPRAGLEVGGDAGAFIAAIEKQLARGKLSADEARDAVGENTWEARLDKMLAITFRRTDPGGTGKPASLDALA from the coding sequence TTGGTTGATGCGCAAGTTGATGCACAGGCGAAGAGCGCTGTGCTGGCCGCGCAAGACTGCGTGCTGTTCTCGACCGCCGACTGGGACGAGCCGTACTGGACCAACAAGCAACACACCGCGAGTATCCTGGCCGCGCGCGGCTGGCGCGTCCTGTACGTGGAGAGCGTCGGTTTCCGCTCGCCGAAAGTGGGCAGCGGACGCGACTGGAAGCGCCTGTGGCGTCGCCTGTGGCGCGGCGTTCAGTCGCTCGTGCTGGGGCCGCCGCGTCGCGCGGACAACATCTGGGTGCTGTCGCCGCTAATGGTGCCCGCCGGGCATCATCTGCCGTTCGTCAGCGCGTTGAACCAGGCGCTGCTGCGCTTTTCGGTGACGCGCTTCGCGAGGTCGCAGCGCTTTAACAAGCCGGTGGTCTGGACTTATCACCCGTACATGCTCGATTCGATTGCAACGCTGCCGCGCGGGCCGCTCGTGTATCACTGCGTCGACGATATCGCCGAGATTCCGGGCGTCGACGTGGTGGCGTTTCGCACCGCGCAACAGGCGTTGGTCGAGCGCTGCGAAGCCGTGTTCACGACTGCGATGTCGCTGAAGGACGTGTGCTTGCCGTTCAACCCCAATACGCATTTCTTCGGCAACGTCGTCGACGATACGCACTTCGGCCTCGCGCATACGGGAGACACCGCCGCCGCGCTGCCCGCCGAACTCGCCGCGATTCCCGAGCCGCGGCTCGTCTATCACGGCGTGCTGTCGGACTTCAAGGTCGATTTCCCGCTGCTGTTGCAGACAGCGAAGGCACGGCCGCACTGGCAATGGGTGATCATCGGCGAGGAGCGTGAAGGGCAGCGCAGCGAACTGTTTGCAGAACTGTCGCGCTTGCCGAATGTGCATCGGCTGGGCTATCGCCCTTACGAGGTTTTGCCGCAGTATTTGCGCGGCATGCAGGTCGGCGTATTGCCGACTTTGCTGAACGACTACACCCGCTCGATGTTTCCGATGAAGTTCTATGAATACCTCGCGGCCGGCCTGCCGGTCGTGGCGACGCCGCTCGACTTCGCGAAAGAACCGCGCGCGGGTCTCGAAGTGGGCGGCGACGCCGGCGCGTTCATCGCGGCGATCGAAAAGCAGCTGGCCCGCGGCAAGCTGAGCGCGGACGAAGCGCGCGACGCCGTCGGCGAAAACACGTGGGAGGCGCGGCTCGACAAGATGCTGGCGATCACCTTCCGTCGCACCGATCCGGGCGGGACCGGCAAGCCGGCCTCGCTGGACGCACTGGCCTGA
- a CDS encoding glycosyltransferase, with protein MKVLHVYRTYFPDPPGGLQEAIRQISLSTRACGVDPRIFTLSPNPAPRDVRYPEGVVTRSRSWAAPASCDLGGFESLRHYRAEAEQADVLHFHFPWPFADVLHLLGRVKKPAVMTYHSDVVRQRALGYVYGPLMRATLRSMSAVVATSGVYAQSSTVLANVVDPQRLKSIPLGIIDYRDDPQLGHAAPGCLDRLKLDGKPYVLALGVLRYYKGLHTLIEAAPSIASTIVIAGSGPEMERLTELAKTVGATNVVFAGQVSHEEKIALLRGCRALVMPSHLRSEAFGMVLVEAEMFGKPMVCCEMGSGTSYVNEHGVTGFVVPPESPVQFAAAVNQLVQNEPLALKMGAAARERYERLFSGPALGNAYRRLYEEVLAG; from the coding sequence ATGAAAGTTCTTCACGTTTATCGAACCTATTTCCCCGACCCGCCCGGTGGGCTGCAGGAAGCCATCCGGCAGATCAGCCTGTCCACGCGGGCATGCGGCGTCGATCCGCGAATCTTCACGTTGTCGCCCAATCCGGCGCCGCGCGATGTGCGCTACCCGGAGGGTGTCGTCACGCGCTCGCGCTCGTGGGCCGCGCCGGCTTCGTGCGACCTCGGCGGCTTCGAGTCGCTGCGGCATTACCGCGCCGAGGCCGAACAGGCCGACGTGCTGCATTTTCACTTTCCATGGCCGTTCGCAGACGTATTGCATCTGCTTGGCCGGGTGAAAAAGCCGGCAGTGATGACCTATCACTCCGATGTAGTGCGTCAGCGTGCGCTCGGCTACGTTTACGGCCCGTTGATGCGTGCTACCTTGCGTTCGATGTCGGCGGTGGTCGCGACTTCGGGTGTCTATGCACAAAGCAGCACCGTGCTTGCGAATGTCGTCGATCCGCAGCGACTGAAATCGATTCCGCTGGGCATCATCGACTACCGGGACGATCCGCAACTTGGCCATGCGGCGCCGGGCTGCCTGGATCGCCTGAAGCTCGACGGCAAGCCCTATGTGCTGGCGCTCGGCGTGCTGAGGTACTACAAGGGGCTGCATACGCTGATCGAGGCGGCGCCGTCGATTGCATCGACGATCGTCATCGCGGGCTCGGGCCCGGAAATGGAACGTCTGACCGAACTGGCGAAGACCGTCGGCGCGACAAATGTCGTGTTCGCGGGCCAGGTGTCGCACGAGGAAAAAATCGCGTTGCTGCGCGGCTGCCGCGCGCTGGTGATGCCTTCGCACTTGCGCTCGGAAGCGTTCGGCATGGTGCTGGTCGAAGCGGAAATGTTCGGCAAGCCGATGGTCTGCTGCGAGATGGGCTCGGGCACTTCGTATGTCAACGAACACGGCGTGACCGGCTTCGTGGTGCCGCCTGAATCGCCGGTGCAGTTCGCGGCGGCGGTCAACCAGCTTGTCCAGAATGAGCCGCTTGCACTGAAAATGGGCGCGGCGGCGCGCGAGCGCTATGAGCGGCTTTTTTCCGGGCCGGCGCTGGGCAATGCGTACCGGCGGCTTTACGAAGAGGTGTTGGCGGGCTAA
- a CDS encoding UbiA family prenyltransferase — MFSRPLVVDLDGTLIRSDVLIECGFAFVKSAPHRFYEPLLWLAQGGKPNLKARLADATQIDVSALPYDAAVLEWLKEERTAGRSLVLATATHERYANAISEHLGLFDQTFATHSDVNLSAHRKRDKLVAEFGEKGFDYAGNSHDDVAVWAAADRAYVVNPSAGVERAARKQGNVERVIDARPAWARTWAKSLRLHQWLKNLLIFLPLLAAHQASDPALVLAALVAFLSFGMCASSVYLLNDLLDLEDDRHHPTKRRRPLASGALPLLWGTALFPVLLVLGLVLGWVFLPPPFTVVLLGYYALTLAYSMYLKRRVMIDVVVLALLYTTRIVAGSAAIDARLTFWLLAFSMFIFLSLAFVKRYAELHSLQARGQVKTRGRGYVSSDLPLISSLGAASGYLSVLVLALYIQDGNTTSLYRHPQLIWIACPLLLYWVSRTWLIAHRGAMHDDPIIFAAKDRSSWLVIALCGLVFWAAI; from the coding sequence ATGTTCAGTAGACCCCTCGTTGTCGACCTGGATGGAACGCTCATTCGCTCGGATGTTCTGATCGAGTGTGGGTTCGCGTTCGTCAAATCCGCGCCGCATCGCTTTTACGAGCCCTTGCTGTGGCTGGCACAAGGCGGCAAGCCCAACCTCAAGGCGCGTCTCGCCGACGCGACCCAGATCGACGTGAGCGCGTTGCCGTATGACGCCGCCGTGCTCGAATGGCTGAAAGAGGAGCGCACGGCGGGACGCAGCCTGGTCCTCGCGACCGCAACGCATGAGCGCTATGCGAACGCGATTTCGGAGCACCTCGGGCTGTTCGACCAGACCTTCGCGACGCATAGCGATGTCAATTTGTCCGCGCATCGCAAGCGCGACAAGCTGGTCGCGGAATTCGGCGAGAAAGGCTTCGATTACGCGGGCAATTCCCACGACGACGTCGCGGTCTGGGCCGCGGCCGATCGCGCCTATGTGGTCAACCCATCGGCGGGCGTAGAGCGGGCGGCGCGCAAGCAGGGTAACGTCGAGCGCGTCATCGATGCGCGTCCGGCCTGGGCGCGCACCTGGGCCAAGTCGCTACGGCTGCATCAGTGGCTGAAGAACCTGCTGATCTTCCTGCCGCTGCTGGCCGCGCATCAGGCGTCGGACCCGGCGCTGGTGCTGGCGGCGCTGGTGGCGTTTCTGTCGTTCGGCATGTGTGCGTCGAGCGTGTATCTGCTGAACGATCTGCTCGATCTCGAAGACGACCGGCATCATCCGACAAAACGGCGCCGTCCGCTCGCGTCCGGCGCGTTGCCGTTGCTGTGGGGCACCGCGCTATTTCCCGTATTGCTCGTGCTGGGACTCGTGTTGGGTTGGGTATTCCTGCCGCCGCCGTTCACGGTGGTGCTGCTCGGATACTACGCACTCACGCTCGCGTATTCGATGTATCTGAAGCGGCGCGTGATGATCGACGTGGTGGTGCTCGCGCTGCTGTACACCACGCGTATCGTCGCGGGGAGCGCCGCGATCGACGCGCGGCTGACCTTCTGGCTGCTCGCGTTCTCGATGTTCATCTTCCTGAGTCTCGCGTTCGTCAAACGCTATGCGGAACTGCATTCGTTGCAGGCGCGCGGGCAGGTCAAGACGCGCGGCCGGGGCTATGTATCGAGCGATCTGCCGTTGATCTCGTCACTCGGCGCGGCGTCGGGCTACCTCTCCGTGCTGGTGCTCGCGCTGTACATTCAGGACGGCAACACGACGAGTCTGTACCGCCATCCGCAATTGATCTGGATTGCGTGTCCGCTGCTGCTGTACTGGGTGAGCCGCACGTGGCTGATCGCGCATCGCGGCGCGATGCACGACGACCCGATTATCTTCGCCGCGAAAGACCGGAGTAGCTGGCTGGTCATCGCGCTGTGCGGCCTGGTGTTCTGGGCGGCGATCTAG
- a CDS encoding FAD-binding oxidoreductase, with translation MATVQSWGRYPYFPQDAHPVAWRDSAADVWRRAIGDAQTTLAFGNGRSYGDSCLAASGSVVQMLPLDRFMSFDGQTGVLRAEAGVTLGQILDLAIPRGWMLPVTPGTKYATLAGAIANDVHGKNHHVRGTFGRHVRRFSLTRSDGTQFECTPDSQPEFFAATIGGLGLTGLITWAEIQLMPVRSSSLDVTSIRFANLDEFFTLSEQFDAQHEYSVAWVDCSSRGASLGRGVFMVGDHANDDQLNVARRKKRTVPFTLPIPVFNRLTLRAFNELYYRRQTQREVRTKVDCESYFYPLDALLEWNRIYGRNGFQQYQCVIPPAAAYDATREILDTISRSGTGSILAVLKRCGDIQSPGLMSFPREGTSLALDFPQRDASNRSLFSRLDAIVRGGGGRLYPAKDAHMSGADFRAAYPQWEQIEALRDPAMLSRFWERTTRV, from the coding sequence ATGGCGACAGTTCAGTCCTGGGGGCGTTACCCTTATTTTCCGCAAGACGCGCATCCGGTTGCGTGGCGCGATTCGGCCGCCGACGTCTGGCGTCGCGCGATCGGCGACGCGCAGACGACGCTCGCATTCGGCAACGGACGCAGCTATGGCGACAGTTGTCTTGCGGCATCGGGGAGCGTCGTGCAGATGCTGCCGCTGGACCGCTTCATGTCGTTCGACGGACAAACCGGCGTGTTGCGCGCGGAGGCGGGTGTCACGCTCGGCCAGATTCTCGACCTTGCGATTCCACGCGGCTGGATGTTGCCGGTCACGCCAGGAACGAAGTACGCCACGCTGGCCGGCGCTATCGCCAACGACGTGCATGGCAAGAACCATCACGTACGCGGTACGTTCGGGCGTCACGTGCGCCGGTTTTCCCTGACGCGCAGCGACGGCACGCAATTCGAATGCACGCCGGATTCGCAACCCGAGTTCTTCGCCGCGACGATCGGCGGCCTGGGTTTGACCGGACTGATCACGTGGGCCGAGATTCAGCTGATGCCGGTCCGATCGAGTTCGCTCGATGTAACCAGTATTCGCTTTGCCAACCTCGACGAGTTCTTTACGCTGTCCGAACAGTTCGACGCTCAACATGAGTACAGCGTCGCATGGGTCGACTGTTCGAGCCGGGGTGCGTCGTTGGGTCGTGGCGTCTTCATGGTGGGCGATCACGCGAACGACGATCAGTTGAACGTTGCGCGCCGCAAGAAGCGCACGGTGCCGTTCACACTGCCGATTCCGGTGTTCAACCGGCTGACTTTGCGTGCTTTCAACGAACTGTATTATCGGCGCCAGACGCAGCGGGAAGTTCGCACGAAGGTCGACTGCGAATCGTACTTTTATCCGCTCGACGCCCTGCTCGAATGGAACCGTATTTACGGACGCAACGGCTTCCAGCAATACCAGTGCGTGATACCGCCAGCGGCGGCCTACGACGCAACGCGTGAGATTCTCGACACGATTTCGCGTAGCGGCACCGGGTCGATTCTTGCGGTGTTGAAGCGCTGCGGCGATATCCAGTCGCCGGGGCTGATGTCTTTTCCGCGCGAGGGCACGTCGCTCGCGCTTGATTTTCCCCAGCGCGACGCATCGAACCGCTCGCTGTTCTCGCGGCTCGATGCCATCGTGCGCGGGGGCGGCGGCCGCCTTTATCCGGCCAAAGACGCCCATATGTCCGGCGCGGATTTCCGTGCCGCGTATCCGCAATGGGAACAGATTGAAGCACTGCGCGATCCGGCCATGCTGTCGCGCTTTTGGGAACGAACCACTCGAGTATGA
- a CDS encoding SDR family oxidoreductase — protein MKNIVIVGATSAIAIACARQWATQGARLFLIARNQDRLEQVAADLVARGAAAVLCQQLDVDRLDEHEAVVQRCSAELGALDIVLVAPGTLPDQQVCQDDVSVAVREFNTNAVSIIALLTRFANIVEQQRSGTIAVISSVAGDRGRQSNYLYGSAKAALSTFCDGLRARLFKVGAHVVTIKPGFVATPMTAGLPLPGPLVATPDKVGGDIVRAVEKGKDVIYTPWFWWGIMLIIRSIPGRVFKRLSL, from the coding sequence ATGAAAAACATCGTTATCGTCGGCGCCACATCGGCCATCGCCATCGCTTGCGCGCGTCAGTGGGCTACTCAGGGGGCGCGACTTTTTCTGATTGCGCGGAATCAGGACCGCCTGGAACAGGTGGCCGCCGATCTGGTCGCGCGCGGCGCTGCCGCTGTGCTGTGCCAGCAACTCGACGTCGACCGGCTCGACGAACACGAAGCCGTCGTGCAGCGTTGCTCGGCCGAGTTGGGCGCACTGGATATCGTGCTCGTCGCGCCCGGCACGTTGCCGGACCAGCAGGTATGTCAGGACGACGTGAGCGTCGCCGTGCGCGAGTTCAATACCAACGCAGTGTCGATCATCGCGTTGCTGACGCGCTTTGCGAATATCGTCGAGCAGCAGCGGAGCGGCACGATCGCGGTGATTTCGTCGGTGGCGGGCGACCGTGGGCGTCAGTCGAATTATCTGTATGGCAGTGCGAAGGCCGCGCTGTCCACGTTCTGCGACGGCTTGCGTGCACGTCTGTTCAAGGTCGGCGCGCATGTCGTGACGATCAAGCCCGGCTTTGTCGCCACGCCGATGACCGCCGGATTGCCGCTTCCTGGCCCGCTGGTGGCGACGCCCGACAAGGTGGGCGGCGACATCGTGCGGGCGGTCGAGAAGGGCAAGGATGTGATTTATACGCCGTGGTTCTGGTGGGGCATCATGCTGATCATCCGCTCGATTCCCGGCCGCGTGTTCAAACGGCTTTCGTTGTAA
- a CDS encoding GtrA family protein yields MNSPATPLSSTRLVTLYTLFAGISILANIGLQKLFLIVYAGPYGVPLSVFVGTGGGLVVKFLLDKIWIFRYQHRDLSHGIQSFMLYTVMGLATTVIFWGFEFGADAIFHSEAARFTGGAIGLAIGYVVKYRLDKKFVFA; encoded by the coding sequence GTGAACTCCCCCGCAACGCCTTTGAGTTCGACCCGTCTCGTTACTCTCTACACCCTTTTTGCCGGGATCTCGATTCTTGCGAACATCGGACTTCAGAAGCTGTTCCTGATCGTGTATGCGGGACCGTACGGTGTGCCGTTGTCGGTGTTCGTCGGGACGGGCGGCGGCCTCGTGGTGAAATTCCTGCTCGACAAGATCTGGATCTTCCGATACCAGCATCGGGACCTGTCGCACGGAATCCAGAGCTTCATGCTTTATACCGTGATGGGCCTGGCCACGACCGTGATTTTCTGGGGCTTCGAGTTTGGTGCCGACGCAATTTTCCATTCGGAAGCTGCACGCTTTACCGGCGGCGCGATTGGGCTTGCGATTGGTTATGTGGTCAAGTACCGGCTGGACAAGAAATTCGTGTTTGCCTGA